The DNA sequence aaactaaaattttctattgcaatgaaatatctaaaaaaaattatataaataaggccccataattttaccttgccTTAGACCACCATTTTCTCCCGCACAACCTTGAGTAACATATTCGTTAACGGATATGGAAGAAGTGTTGTTATAGCTTATCAATTCTGGTATGTTCAACAGCTCTAACCAGTAACCAGTGAACTCAAGAATTTTACTTCATGGGGAACTTAATTGCTATAACAAAATATTTACGGCTATTTCAGtgtaattatcaaattaaacataaaatattcagcattttgaagtgtaattttttttcactgGTGGCTATGGCTACAGCCCCATAGGGGTTAGTACCTAGGTCCGTCTCAGCCCTAACTCCTCCAGTGGCTGAGTTATGTACAACATACGATGAAATAAAGTTAGTTTGAGGCTTGAGACGTATTTTTAATTATAcatcatttcaaaattcaaatttcctgGTGGCTATGAAAATGCTTAAATCCTGGTCTAATTGTTGACAGTGAGTTAGATGTCTTAGAGGCCAATGTATGTAGGTGTCTTGAAGTTGAAGAATATGTTTTTGAGCTGCAAAACATTGGCCAGGAGGGAGGGTGTTCCCTTGtagcttctttaattctcttgACTGATATGTAGTCCAGATTATATGTTGACTTTTTCTATGTATATTTAAGTACATTGAGGGATTATAAGTTGACTATTTATGGATTCTAACATATGTAGTATGTACCTTGTATTTTTACatcatttataataatttttatgaaatataaTGCCTTTATAGGAATGGGGGCATTTGTTTCCACCTTTGAGGAAAGAAAACTCCATTTACACTGTCTATGTAAGTATGTAAGAATGCCCAGCTCATCTAAAACCGATTCCTGGCCAAAATGATTCTGTCCCATCCCATATTGACTTCAACTATCTAACCTTGTCTTAAACTATTAGCAAGTCTTGTAAGAGTTTCAAGTGGTTCATTCTTCTTTCTTTTCGAACTTTTTTCACTTCCACTAATTAAAAATTCGATCAATCTTAACGGTACCAGATAAATTCTTCCATTTGAGTGAAAATTTACACCAATGAAATGTATAAACCCAACAAAATATTGATAAAAGaaaaaactactatttttttaaatttttattgataATCCTGTATTTCTATCATTCCCAAACCAATGGTCCAAAAATGGGACTaactacaacaaaaataaatatccattaatAGAGATAACAAGTTAGAGATGCCACCTTAGTTTCCACTGCATACAACATCTTCTTCAACATTTGTAATGGTAAACAAGTCTAAGAGCTCCGGTATGTCCGATTGATAACGCTCAACAAATCTTTTCAAGAACTTGTCATTCGGAAGCAACAATGCCGTGCCTATACTCTTCTTATCCATAAGATGTTTCGAAAGCAAAATCTGAAGCACTGAAGTCCTTGGCAATATCCTTTTCTCAAAGCTAAACAACAGAACATTAGGGTACTTACAAAAATCACTAAGACCCCATTTCAACTGGGTGGTAAAGAACTCCAATGCCCTCTTCAGTCTCTCCTCCGAGGCATCCATTACTTGTGGTTGTCTAACGATCAGACCCCGAATCTGCTCTTCAGACCAACCAAAGCTCTTGAAAACGTCGATTTTGGACACCCATTTGTCCTTTCTCATCCCCGACAGACTGGCCATTCCATGGATGAACATCAAGCTCGATGGGTTGAAACCAAGACTCTTAGCTTCCTTCACGAGCTCAGTGAATGCGTCCACGCTCCAGGCTAGAGCTTTTGGTCGAATTACGAACATTTTCGCTATGTTGTAATCTGAGACGCCGTGATTCCGCAGGGTTTCGACATTGGACGCTGTTGTTTCCGAGAACTGGTGGAGAACCCAAGTGCCGCGCTTGACCAAAAAGAGGGAAACCACGTGGTCGATGCTGCCGTAGAAGCTCTTCAAAAACCGAATACAAGGGGATATTTGCTTCTCCAAGCTTCGGTTGAGGATTAGAGGGTCGGCGGAGATGACTCGAACCAGATTTTCGCGGGACATTCCGCTATCGGAGAGGAATTTGAGCTTGGGTTCGAGTGTTTTCACTGAGAGGATCTGGAAGCTTCTTGTGAAGATTTTATCGATTTGATCGGAAGAGAAACCGTATCGACTGAAAAGGGCAACGTCATCGTCGGTGTTGTTTCTAGTTTCACGGCCGATGTTCTGCGCCACCGCCGCGGAAGCCTCAGTTGAGAGGCCGAGAGATTTTACTGGCCTTGGTACGCTTAAAAGCTCCTCTCTAAGACCTTCGGCTGTCAAAGAGGAAGAGGTTGAAAGAGAGAGGGTGGAGAAGGATTTGAGGGTAACTGGACTTCCATGGCCGCCGACGTTAGCTCTGCCAGTGCCATTAGTAGCAGTACAGTTGGAGTTGGTATTGAGAAAGGAGAGGATGATACGTTGGAGGCGGGACTGAGGTTTGGGAAGGAAACTCAACATTGAGAATTTTCAATCTAAGCAACAAATTGGAATTTGAAGCTCACAACAACAATGGCGGCCCTCTTTGTAGGGATTTCCGGATTTGGTTCTCTCTGCAACTTTTAGGATTTGTTTTATGGTCACTTCTATCCTATTCCTGTCTTcccaattttgaaattttaccgATTTGACCCCATAAATTTTTTATTGGCAAAATACtattggaaaattctacaatagaCCCTTTTAAAATAGATACATTGATGCACTCTTGTCTCTTTTAgcacccgaaataattttttagttaaattttttctcatggtcatgtacgttatacttatttaagacatcctgcaaaattttaagaaatttagaatagtttaacacgccgaaaattacgttcaaacagtgtgttgcacacgtgactattttattttatagtcgTGTAAAATACACTGTTttaaacattgttttctatattgtaaattattcttcaaaattttgtaggttatcttaaatagttataactgttgggttttatgccctaaataaaactcatttcaatataatcagatttacttattaataaagatcataaataacattttatgtagcatggttcacatgatttatttcatgattatatgtatataatgtatgaattctttttaagtccagaacatatgaatttgttaaagattatagtattgtcagcacaatggaatataatcttaagtatatgttcaaaagtttattccctgatttgtcagaacactggatttagactgacatggtataatcagcgataggtattctaacaccttggaaaagtgttatgtcctttccaagacattggcaaagtttaccagtatcggatgtatggagtatacatcggaagggaccgatattgaactttgcttatatatatattaaaatttaccgtaatatctattcaattcaatatcacctcttgatcctagatcaaatgatcttaatcctgatatggttaggttcaatctcaagagtgttactcgtgttctttgatttgttagttaagcctacttttgggtcagggtgatacgtaaatttttggaacacggtagtgcaattgagtgggaacgctaacataaatatggaatctatagcttctatctggtgaatagaaagtaaaagatgatttccttcgagcttaaccaaacgaaaataaatggtggagatctcatttcacttagctgaaatatcatttatacatggttaaatgttttaaggataaaatacattgtagggtattacggtaatttaatccctttacagtgtaaatcatctatatagaggatcattgatcacattagggttataacaatggataactaatgacgtgtctatatcatggaacatatagagtgttctatatgactgagagtgcaattccaagttctaagtgtggattcaataaggaattaataagttagggaatttacttggtaaattcggttcaacttattggaagctcggttatatagacccatggtctccatactagttgagatcatactgcttgtaagactcagttaattgattttaattaatcaattataattctaaaagttagactatgtctactttatgaattttcactaagcaaagacgaaattgtaaagaaaagagattctaggtttatttattgattaagagactttatatgtctaaattaataaatatattaaatggcaatattatttaataattattttcaacttattaaataattagaattggcatttgaaaaggttaaattggaaaattggcatttttgagaaaataggaatgaaaaataacaaaatggaaaaattgcaaagtgaggcctaattccttttgtatggccggccacattgcAAGAAATTGCCATTTatagttttcattattttaatgccatacaattctaacctaaacctagaggaaattctataaatagaaagtgttggcttcaggaaactcacaacttcacacattgtttccttcagagaaaagccacacgccgctttctctctcttttcttctattctatttcgaaacccttgagtgaatgagtagtgcccacacacatcaagtggtacctcaatcatagtatgtaagactatggaaaattagcatcaaagaaggagagaaagagatccaggttcagatcttggtgatgctctgctacagaaaggaatcaagggctagagatctgaacggaaggagtcataatattccgctgcacccactgtaaggttttcttaaactcttatgtgtttatttttattgttttagaattcatattaggatgttaatcaaacatacttgttagcaaatctagatcctggtaaaatatttctaacaataacgtacatgaatatgtaaaataattagattaaaaaattattcgagatgccgaaacaagtaaAGAGTGTATCGGTACATACTTTTtaaaggggtgcattgtagaatcacccaataCTATTTTAACCAAATACGTTTTTTTcgattaaattatatttacaattgagtatttaacaaaaaaaatataaaaaatggtattgtaaaataaattattacataaaaaatataaattgatactttatttataaaaatagttttataaaatagtaataatatttatatattttatgtgtttttaaTTGCTAAAATACTTCTTATACTATtacttacacaatcagacgaaggttgcatcagatgaAGGTTGTTAGGTGGTTGACCGAAGGTTGCATTAGACGAATGTTGCTGGGTTTGACCAAAAGTtacatcagacgaaggtttcaatcttAGAAGTATGGATCGTGGGTTGTTGTTGAAATTGTACTGTAATAGTTAAATCTGTTGCGAGCCaactgttaggctatttttagcctatgttatggatccgatttatgtgcattcttagctgtgttgggacggaattacgcttgttttctatgttttcaggttctttggagtaaaagaggtctcgggtgcagaaattcactgaaagacgtgctgagccgaagaaaaacttcatttttgagtttttgcatatctggccgcggcgatgaagagtctcgccgcggcgagatacgaGAAACAGAGAGAGGCTGAATTTGGCataatctcgccgcggcgagaggaagcatggccgcggcgagatcccgtacggaccgggggtattttcgtccatcgaaccctaaatttcaagtataaatagaaaactgcgattggaagtcagggagagcgatttggaaccctaaaacacagctgagagcggcaggaagagcgtagagattcaagtgaagatccagaattcacccttaaacagttcttttctttattcctctttaatttatttatgttgaatattgctataggaatggttatggatttgtttctgaactaaatttcccatttagggaggatgatgattgttgtttaatgttttcctagttaatgtttaattaccattcctcaattcttgtgt is a window from the Cannabis sativa cultivar Pink pepper isolate KNU-18-1 chromosome 1, ASM2916894v1, whole genome shotgun sequence genome containing:
- the LOC115704308 gene encoding uncharacterized protein LOC115704308, which gives rise to MLSFLPKPQSRLQRIILSFLNTNSNCTATNGTGRANVGGHGSPVTLKSFSTLSLSTSSSLTAEGLREELLSVPRPVKSLGLSTEASAAVAQNIGRETRNNTDDDVALFSRYGFSSDQIDKIFTRSFQILSVKTLEPKLKFLSDSGMSRENLVRVISADPLILNRSLEKQISPCIRFLKSFYGSIDHVVSLFLVKRGTWVLHQFSETTASNVETLRNHGVSDYNIAKMFVIRPKALAWSVDAFTELVKEAKSLGFNPSSLMFIHGMASLSGMRKDKWVSKIDVFKSFGWSEEQIRGLIVRQPQVMDASEERLKRALEFFTTQLKWGLSDFCKYPNVLLFSFEKRILPRTSVLQILLSKHLMDKKSIGTALLLPNDKFLKRFVERYQSDIPELLDLFTITNVEEDVVCSGN